In Janthinobacterium rivuli, a single genomic region encodes these proteins:
- a CDS encoding sugar ABC transporter substrate-binding protein, with protein MQSNKRKGFLKRLAVLGLGLGLGLGMSASHAAGEKFVLISHAPDSDSWWNTIKNSVKQAGEDFNVTVDYRNPPNGDLADMARLVEQSAARNYDGVIVSIADFSVLQKPLGLVAAKKIPFVTINSGTLAQSEQLGAVMHVGQPEFEAGKGAGEKAKAAGIKSFVCVNHYATNPSSFERCRGFAEAIGVDFKAATLDAGEDPTTIESKLSAYLRNNPKTQAVLALGPTSAHASLKALEKMGLKGKMWFATFDLSDDISKGIKDGSIQFAIDQQPYLQGYIPVAVLAIMKQDKTTDLAKIREKLINNAKFKARLAEYGLAPSYGPRHIGSGPGYVTKDNIGKVEKYAGQFR; from the coding sequence ATGCAAAGCAATAAGCGTAAGGGATTTCTGAAGCGCCTGGCCGTGCTGGGCCTCGGCCTGGGACTGGGTCTGGGCATGAGCGCCAGCCACGCGGCGGGCGAGAAATTCGTGTTGATCAGCCATGCGCCTGATTCCGATTCCTGGTGGAATACGATCAAAAATTCCGTCAAGCAAGCTGGTGAAGACTTCAATGTCACCGTTGACTACCGCAATCCGCCGAATGGCGACCTGGCCGATATGGCGCGCCTGGTCGAGCAATCGGCAGCCCGTAACTACGATGGCGTGATCGTCAGCATCGCCGACTTCAGCGTGCTGCAAAAACCGCTGGGTCTGGTTGCCGCCAAGAAGATTCCGTTTGTCACGATTAACTCCGGCACCCTGGCGCAAAGTGAGCAGTTGGGCGCCGTGATGCACGTGGGCCAGCCTGAATTCGAGGCAGGCAAGGGCGCCGGTGAAAAAGCCAAGGCGGCCGGCATCAAGTCCTTCGTCTGCGTCAACCACTACGCGACAAACCCGTCGTCGTTCGAGCGCTGCCGCGGCTTTGCCGAGGCCATCGGCGTCGATTTCAAGGCTGCCACCCTGGATGCGGGCGAAGATCCGACCACCATCGAGAGCAAGCTGAGCGCCTACCTGCGCAACAACCCGAAAACCCAGGCCGTGCTGGCGTTGGGACCCACTTCGGCCCACGCTTCGTTGAAGGCGCTGGAAAAAATGGGTTTGAAGGGCAAGATGTGGTTTGCCACGTTCGACCTGTCTGATGATATCTCGAAAGGCATCAAGGATGGCAGCATCCAGTTCGCGATCGACCAGCAACCGTACCTGCAAGGCTATATCCCCGTTGCCGTGCTGGCCATCATGAAGCAGGACAAGACCACGGACCTGGCCAAGATCCGCGAAAAGCTGATCAATAACGCCAAGTTCAAGGCGCGCCTGGCCGAGTACGGCCTG